Proteins from one Podospora pseudoanserina strain CBS 124.78 chromosome 1, whole genome shotgun sequence genomic window:
- a CDS encoding hypothetical protein (EggNog:ENOG503P9CH) produces the protein MTCASSNKIPRRRPLTLTPIKVKGRGRKPKWQPPNPAQLQSLMEERRRKREEENGHDSVDDISSRSSKRYKQSFPPKSRLESLPPEMLWPIAVRSQNLHLLRVSRFLRGLLSDRSFELEMAVAAFGPTWDMYFGRPRSTIGSPPEPEQFPGDPKFQGNVLAARLMHDTRYMNVDFILKAQQVWCRQERTERHMEKAACILWKPPTQVQPKQEGSEANKDQRAEEKQELGYREREVEKIRERFDEDWQEFCDACPFNNTTKLEYEIGTNTQGPKGGYLDLHPLTPIPDRFLKGPFDLESVKLLFWLVRGGARILPEHNWEATKHGFEQIMNVESRLGIYVLILFDILGVFQKEHWPPFLLDEKMKWVKETRRVEMSAQSWKYCLSILAHRMFLSRQEQEENSRLGRDSLNSGRRDRGPRR, from the exons ATGACTTGCGCATCTTCTAACAAAATTCCTCGCCGGCGGCCGTTGACCCTCACGCCTATCAAGGTAAAGGGCCGCGGTCGCAAGCCGAAGTGGCAGCCCCCCAACCCTGCGCAGCTTCAAAGCTTGATGGAGGAGCGCCGAAggaaaagagaggaggagaacggCCACGATAGTGTCGACGATATTTCATCCAGGTCTTCCAAACGGTACAAGCAGTCCTTCCCACCGAAGTCTAGGCTCGAGTCGCTACCCCCCGAAATGCTCTGGCCCATAGCCGTCAGGTCACAGAACCTGCATCTCCTGAGGGTCAGCAGGTTTCTTCGAGGTCTCTTGTCAGACAGATCATTCGAACTGGAAATGGCTGTGGCGGCATTCGGCCCAACATGGGATATGTATTTCGGCCGGCCGAGGAGCACTATTGGTAGCCCTCCTGAACCTGAACAGTTTCCCGGGGACCCCAAATTCCAG GGCAATGTGCTTGCTGCGCGTCTCATGCATGACACGCGCTACATGAATGTTGATTTCATACTCAAAGCCCAGCAGGTCTGGTGTCGCCAAGAGCGCACAGAGAGGCACATGGAAAAAGCGGCGTGTATCTTGTGGAAACCGCCGACCCAGGTACAGCCAAAACAAGAGGGATCGGAAGCCAACAAAGACCAGCGAGCTGAAGAGAAGCAAGAACTTGGATACAGGGAGCGAGAAGTGGAGAAGATCAGGGAGAGGTTCGACGAAGACTGGCAAGAGTTTTGCGACGCCTGCCCGTTTAACAACACAACGAAACTCGAATATGAGATCGGAACGAATACGCAGGGCCCGAAAGGCGGCTATCTGGACCTCCACCCTTTGACACCAATTCCCGATCGGTTCTTGAAAGGGCCATTTGACTTGGAATCAGTCAAATTACTCTTCTGGCTGGTTCGTGGAGGGGCCCGCATATTGCCCGAGCACAACTGGGAGGCCACCAAACACGGATTCGAACAGATCATGAACGTGGAGAGTCGGCTGGGCATCTATGTGCTCATCCTCTTCGACATTCTCGGCGTGTTCCAGAAGGAGCATTGGCCACCATTTTTGCTCGACGAGAAAATGAAATGGGTCAAAGAGACAAGGCGGGTTGAGATGTCTGCTCAATCGTGGAAGTACTGTCTGTCCATTCTTGCGCATCGCATGTTTTTGTCGCGCCAGGAACAGGAAGAGAATTCGCGCCTGGGACGGGATAGTTTGAAtagtgggaggagggacagggggccgaggaggtga